The Brassica napus cultivar Da-Ae chromosome C7, Da-Ae, whole genome shotgun sequence genome has a segment encoding these proteins:
- the LOC106407063 gene encoding 50S ribosomal protein L7/L12, translated as MRNLRTISSHLSRGLRSIQPHPIQSHRSYSSQSENVSKIVTELSNLTLLETMDLTELLRKKLGVTEMPVMAAMAFPGSGGGGSPGAAAGGKGEEKKKAEAKTAFDVMLQGFESASKIKVIKEVRTVTDLGLKEAKDLVEKAPTLLKKGVSKEEAEKIIEKLKAVGAKVDME; from the coding sequence atgAGGAACCTACGAACCATCTCCTCTCATCTCTCACGAGGTTTGAGATCCATCCAGCCACACCCGATCCAATCCCATCGGAGCTACTCATCGCAATCGGAAAATGTCTCCAAAATCGTGACCGAGCTCTCCAACCTCACGCTCCTGGAGACAATGGACCTCACCGAGCTCCTCAGGAAGAAGCTTGGCGTCACCGAGATGCCCGTGATGGCGGCGATGGCGTTTCCGGGATCTGGAGGAGGTGGTAGTCCCGGAGCTGCGGCGGGCGGGAAgggggaggagaagaagaaggcggAAGCGAAGACGGCGTTCGACGTGATGCTGCAAGGGTTTGAGTCGGCGTCGAAGATTAAAGTGATTAAGGAGGTGAGGACGGTTACGGATTTGGGATTGAAGGAGGCTAAGGACTTGGTGGAGAAGGCGCCGACTTTGTTGAAGAAGGGGGTTAGTAAGGAGGAAGCTGAGAAGATTATAGAGAAGTTGAAGGCTGTTGGTGCTAAAGTTGATATGGAGTGA